In Salvia miltiorrhiza cultivar Shanhuang (shh) chromosome 4, IMPLAD_Smil_shh, whole genome shotgun sequence, the DNA window ATAACTTTTCAGTTGTATGTTTCATTTAAATCGATCAGCTTATCCAAACTCTTTGACATAAGGTTACGATCTGTTGCTGGGGTTGATTGCTGCATTTTACGTGCTCATGGTGCCTTACACTAAGGTTGAAGAAAGTTTCAATGTTCAGGTCTGGCGCAATTCTCCAATCATTCCTAGATTTTCGTTTTTTTGGCATTCGGGTTTCTGCAATCTTCTTTTATTGGGAAAAATATTACTATTCATTatttggggggagggggttgAAGCACTGTTTTCCGAGGTTTGCTtctttcttaaaaaataaaaactataaaattcTGCCCCTTGATGAACGTTGGGAAAAATCGATGAATTGACTTGTGCTCTGTTGCTAGGCAATGCACGACATTTTGTACCACCAGCATCATACAGAAAAGGTaaaattagattttttgatCGGTTAAGAATTTTTACTAATAGTTGGGCTgccttttcattttatttatgtcCTATCTCAGTATGATCATTTGGAATTTCCTGGAGTAGTCCCTCGTACATTTATTGGTAAGTTTTCTAATGCTATTTTCTCCAATGCCTTCAGTTGCTTGCTATGCCAGTTCCGTTTCGATACAATCTTGCATAATATCTTGTTACTAATTTATAATGGATCACATTCTTGGTTATGTGTGAAAAGCCTGATCTTGTACTTTGGCAGCAATACAGGATCTTAGGATCCACTAAATAGTTCAGCTTTTTCCAacattctttcttttcttacaGGCTCCATTCTTGTATCAACTCTAGCTTCTCCATTTGTGCTAGCCGCTAGTTTATTGCATTTTCCAAAGCTATACAGTCTTTATGCAGGTAAGACTTTTCCCTGTGAAACTTctactatatatttatgttttgtttCTATTAGTCTTCAGTTATTCAAGATACTTTGTTCATATGCTATTATATGTTCTTTTGCTATTTTTCTATATAGATTTGAGCATTCACGTACCTTTTTTGATTTGATATGTTTAAGATTCATTTTTACTACAGCTGTTTGAGAAAAAAGTCAGTTCTATGTAGTTGGCGATCATTACTATGAATTCTGCTTATATACATGATTTGCATACTTTCCTGCAATCATATTATGGACGCATGGCATGTGTAGGTTTTACTTCTATTTTAGAGAGAAATTGTTTTGCGTTTCAATTGACTAGTAGGTCAGTATTAGATTGATCTACAAGTTCTAATTTTACTCATCGTTTATATTTTACTGAGATTGCTGCAACTTTTGGTTTTATATTTATCCATTTTAATTCGCCTTACATTGTTTTATCCAGTTCGTTTGGTGTTAGGCTTCATCATATTGACTTCATTGCGATTCTTCCGTATTCAGGTATTTATACTTTAAAGTACCTTCCGTCTTCCATTCACTTTTTGCTTTATTGCTTATTCTCTTCTATAGAGGTCTGGTAAATCATGCTTTTTAGGACATGACATGCTTGCTTAAACATTTCTCTTATTTGTTATTCCCTTCCTTATGGAGTCTCCGAATCTTTTAAATTGGTGTCAATTTATAATCAGCTATGCAAACCTGCTACATACTTGTGCAGATCAGGAAGAACTTTGGATCTCAAGTTGAAGCTTTTTTTGTAATATTGACTGCAATTCAATTTCACATGCTGTTCTACTGCACACGCCCCCTTCCTAACATTTTGGCATTTGGCTTAGGTAATTTCACCTGCACTAGGTCTATTTTGTTAAACCATTGTAAATATAGAGATTCAAGTTGCTAGTGTCACACTGTCATTGTCCAATGTGCACGTCTAAACTAaccaaaaatgatttttttgggttaatcATGTTTAGTGTCCCAACTTTCGGCGTTTTTCACAAAATGTCCCCAACTTTTGTTTTCTAGTCATAAACCCCCAACTTTCAACGTTCTCCAAAAAATGTCTTGCTATACAAAGTCTAGTGATATAAAGATGTCACCTCGTTGGATTCATAGGTGAAACAATGTCATTTTATAAGGTGAGGTGGAAAAAAGTTTCCACATAAGAATCCGGAAATTGACTCATCTTTCCTTCATCAAATTTTGTATAGTGGGAAAATTTCTGGAAATGCTGAAAGTTGGGGATTTTTTAATAGAAAACATAAGTTGAGGACATTTTAttgaaaatgctgaaagttggggacattttgtggaaaacACTGAAAGTTGGGGCCCTTGGGGGCACAAAACATGATTAACCTTTTTCCTATGAAATgaacaaataatttttaaagatcATGTGACGGTGGACTCGAACAGCACTAGACCGACACACACATGCCAAAAATGAATTTCATGCTGCTGAACAGGGTCACACTTCattgtattattttttgttcATAGCAGCAGAGTCATTCATACTGAGACATTTAGATAAATGGTTGTGTGAAGATTTTTATATCTTCGTTTGACTTTACTATCTATATGGTATTAATTTGTTTTGAGAAATTCTTGTCATAAGTAACTGATAGCATCGCAAAAGATTTGGCAAATATCATCTCGACCTGCAAGTTTATGTTTTCGAGACCTAACAGACAAACAAACTCTACAGATTTATCATAAAATGCAAAATACTCTCCTCTTAGTATTTAGTCAACAAAATCTGCCTGGTGCAATGATGAATGGATAAAATGCATTTTTATATCCAAATTAGGACATCAGCTGTTAATTCAAACTATTGTGAATTTCTCATTCTTTCTCCATGGGACCATGTCATATGTTCTTGCCATAGCAACATGTAGGTCTTCCAATATATTGTGTTCTTTCAAATAGGGCTTCAACATTGTTTTGTGACTTAGCATAGTGTTGGCTGTAAATATTTCACTTTGTGTGCTGATTTAGCTGTAATTTCTTTTTTGTAGTTAACTTGGCGTATGGGTATTGGTTTCAGAGAAGGTTTTATGCAGCATTAAATTCTTTGGTACGTCTTCccaactaataattaaaatcttTTGTAAGATTTCCATACTCttcagattttatttaatttgtagtATGTTATGCTTTTGCATTGTTGTTGTGGACCTTGGGAGTAGCTTCCAAATTTCCATTTATCTATGATTTCATTGTCCTTCTATTCTTGTTTCTGGTTAGGGCAGTTAGGCAATCAAATCAGACTTCATATTGCATCCCATTGTTCAGTTCCATTTATAGGAAGTTGCCTCAATTTCAAATGTATTAAGTGCTTAActgattttatttgatttttttaaatctttagGCAACATTCTCTCAAACCTACAATCATTTAATTCACCTCTTTTCTAGTTTTTCGAGAGATCATAGATCTTTCAACTTTTATCGTATTCTGATTAATGAAGGTCTGTTTTCTAAGGTCAGGTTTTTGCTACCATCGTCTTCAGATGTGACATCTTGTTACTTGTTTCACCTTTGGGGCTTGAACTATTGCTGGTATGTGATATAGCCATGACTAATTAAATGAATATTTTCTGTTCTTTTTCTCTATCTGCTGCTTCCGatgttctctctctctgcccctccctcccccccccccccccaaaaaaaaaatatctgatCAGGTGTATCTTTTGCCTTATTAAGTTACCACTTATATTACGTGAACATGCTTTATTGTTTCCATAGGGAATACTAAAATACTTCAGACTTCAGTGATTTTGAGAATTTATCTTGGAGTTGTACAGCTATATGCTTACAGTCTCACACTTTATTAGGAGTTTGTTTAGATAGCATAGTGTGTGCACACATGTACACATAAAAATCGGGTGATTTTTAATCATGAGAAGAATGTGATTCCTTCGTGCTTTTGCCTATTTGCATTGGATGCTATGCTAGCTGTCTTTTCTTCTTTCCACTCTAAGTCTCTAACTATGCGTTGAATTAATCAAATACAGTCTAGATCTATTTCATTGCGGAAAGCTGTAATATCGTGCTTGATAGCTGCTTGCTCTTTCATAGGTTTGTTAGCTAAACCCTGATTATATCGACATATTTCACATCTTTACATATCTATATGTCAATGATATAAAGTTTTATAATATTGGGTTGCAGGTTTGACAGTGATGGTTGATTCAGTCATGTGGAGGAGGATGTTATGGCCTGAGCTGGAAGTCTTTTGGTTTAATTCAGTGTTGAATCGAAGTTCTGAATGGGGTGTATCCTTTAATTAAAGTCAACCATCCATTATGTTTGTTTGACTTCTTATTCCATAACTTCTTTTAGACAAACATCTTAATGTCTGTTtgacttcttatttttttttttccataactTCCTTTAGACTCATGCTTTCCACTGGTACTTCACATCAGCTCTTCCCCGCTCGTTGCTGGTGGCATATCCGCTGTCTGTGGTGAGCATAAGCttttatatatcataaaatctAATCCCCATGGTGACATATGATTGGTATCATCTGAAGTTATAATCTatgggtgcgtttactttggttgtaaaattttatcatatgttttaCTTTTACtcgagatgaaaagatgagaaaatgttggaaaatattttcacactacTACCCAAAGATAATTATCTaacattggagagaaaataAGTGAAAAAGAGCTGCCTGAGAAAATATTCCACCCTGCCCG includes these proteins:
- the LOC131022098 gene encoding dol-P-Man:Man(7)GlcNAc(2)-PP-Dol alpha-1,6-mannosyltransferase, whose translation is MALSSKSMQVYGYDLLLGLIAAFYVLMVPYTKVEESFNVQAMHDILYHQHHTEKYDHLEFPGVVPRTFIGSILVSTLASPFVLAASLLHFPKLYSLYAVRLVLGFIILTSLRFFRIQIRKNFGSQVEAFFVILTAIQFHMLFYCTRPLPNILAFGLVNLAYGYWFQRRFYAALNSLVFATIVFRCDILLLVSPLGLELLLSRSISLRKAVISCLIAACSFIGLTVMVDSVMWRRMLWPELEVFWFNSVLNRSSEWGTHAFHWYFTSALPRSLLVAYPLSVLGLLLDRRIRFYIIPIFSFVTLYSKLPHKELRFIISSVPIFNLSAAIAASRIYNNRKKSLWKYLNIAMLGLFLISLGCTILTFMASYENYPSGHALKALHKMGHLGNNSNEIWVHIDTFSAMNGISRFCENHEPWRYSKEEGISLPEFQRRNFTYLLSEHAQINGYKCLLSTTGFSGIRLHAGFPPISLVKIPKVYVHGNAKNDKIIYRSWPGC